A window of Aurantibacillus circumpalustris genomic DNA:
GAGGCATGTATCTTTAATACTTCAAACGGACCAATATACATTGGCAAGGATGCTGAGGTAATGGAAGGTTCTATTGTTCGCGGACCATTTGCTCTTTGCGAACACAGTACCTTAAAAATGGGGGCTAAAATTTACGGCGCTACAACTATTGGTCCACATTGCAAAGTTGGTGGTGAAGTAAGTAACAGTGTTATTTTTGGTTACACCAACAAGGCGCATGATGGTTTCTTAGGAAATTCTATAATAGGTGAGTGGTGCAATTTGGGTGCCGACACAAACACAAGTAATCTAAAAAATAATTACGGCAGCGTTAAGCTTTTCAGTTACAAAGAAAATAAACAAATAGACACAGGCCTTCAGTTTTGTGGACTTGTGATGGGAGATCATTCAAAAGCCGGCATAAACACCATGTTTAATACGGGAACTGTTGTGGGCATTGGCTCTAATATTTACGGTGGTGGATTTCCAAAAACGGCTATTCCAAATTTTAGTTGGGGTGGAAGTGAAGGTTTTGAAAACTATCGCATTGATAAATTATTTGAAACTGCCGAAAAAGTTTTTGAACGGCGAGGCTTAAAATTAAATCAAATAGAGAAGGATATTATTTCTTTTGTCTACAAAGGCGGAGTGAAGTTGTAATTCTCCTTTGTGCTTAATTTGAACCAAACCACAGAGTAACACAAAATTGGCATGGAGTAACACTGAGAAAATTAAAAACTCTTTGTGTTTGTGATTAAACGATCAGGAATAGAAAGAAATCTAAATCTCTTTTTCT
This region includes:
- a CDS encoding GlmU family protein, coding for MDFVLFDHSEIWKGFLPLTFTRPLSEMRIGVLTIKEKWDLSLNTVCSYYTQEYLQTKFKTDVEVGIFINSKYSPDTKIVSAILTLKKSEALYKKSDLIAFHGSQSDLENNFLKKIEYAFDVFEINNTWDIFQKNAEALKSDFELLTKNKTSVKLSKSVTVIGNESQVFLEDGAKAEACIFNTSNGPIYIGKDAEVMEGSIVRGPFALCEHSTLKMGAKIYGATTIGPHCKVGGEVSNSVIFGYTNKAHDGFLGNSIIGEWCNLGADTNTSNLKNNYGSVKLFSYKENKQIDTGLQFCGLVMGDHSKAGINTMFNTGTVVGIGSNIYGGGFPKTAIPNFSWGGSEGFENYRIDKLFETAEKVFERRGLKLNQIEKDIISFVYKGGVKL